A region of the Epinephelus fuscoguttatus linkage group LG13, E.fuscoguttatus.final_Chr_v1 genome:
ccTGCAAAGCTTTTCAAGGTGTGTGATGAAGTCTGAACCAACACTAAATGAACGCTTTCCACGGAAGAAGGATCTAACAAAGGAACACTGTATTGCTGCATTATGGGAATGGTAGGATCCATTGTTTTGAACCACATTAGAAACTAAAATCCATCTCTCACATGTACCCTGACTTTATAGAGGAGCTGTACAAAATCACAGAAGCACAGAATTTAAAttccttttatgttttttattaagTCTGTATTAGTCAAGTCAAACTCTTGCTACAAGGAAATGTCGTGTAAAAATGTATTCTGATGCTCAAGATGATCTTGGCACTCATGCATCATGGTTTCTGTTCTAACATCAGACTCACAACAGAGTGAGCTAAATGAGCTCGCTGGAAATTCAAGACAAAGGTTCATGAGGAGACAGAATCACAGATGATAAAGCTAAGAGCTAGTTGATACATGATTGGTGGCTCAGCGACACAGACTGCATCTACAATTTGAAGTGTAATGTTTCCTTGtctgtcattttttatttgttattcaaatataaaacatggCAGACAATTCATTAAATAAGGCgggaatggaaaaaaaaagctttatatAAAAGAGAGATGGTAAATTAAAATATGGAAATTTGTTATGAATGGGTAAGTCACTGAGAGAAGGGAAAGTAAAGCGGGCTGTCTGCTAGACTTTTTAAAGAGGTAGCCCTGAGAGAGAAAACCAGACGACTGTCGGAGCTTTTCAGTCGTCTCCAGAGTCAGAATCTGAGTCGTAACCTCGACCTCTGATGGTTTTCTTCTCCACCTTTGTGAACTTTGTGCCCGACCTCTGCGTCACTGTAGGTGGCTCCATCAGGTTCCcactgaaacaggaaaaaaagatgatgttAAAATCCAGTAGTGTATTCCTTTAATCAGCTCACGGCGCCTAAAAGGTGACGGAGGGAGTCTTCTGTCTCACCTGTAGTTAATGACATCTGCGCAGCCGAGTCTCCATTCCAGCATCTCTGTAGGAAACTCGTCTGTGTTTCCCAGGTCAGAGAATCCGACCACATAGTCCTTTGTTTTCCCGTCTATTACAAGGGCCAGCGTGGGAATGACCTTGATCCGCAGCCTCTCTGTCAGAAACGGGGCCTTTTCCACGTTCAGCTTGATGAATTTGGTCTCGACGTGCTTCTTTGCCAAGATAGCCAGGTGTTTGTCGAGGATCTTACATCTGTGTGTGGGGGACAGAATGACAAGTTTAGCGGCCTGATGACGACGTAGTCATGTTACTAAAATTCAAAACTAAGGAGGAGATCTAACATCAAAGGAATGCGAtcatgttaaagggatagtttggatctctagaagtggggctgtatgaggtaaACAGTGGATGTCAGTCGACATGCCCCTATTtaggagaagcagacagaagcaCTGACACAGAAGCcaaacaatgtactgctgtggacgggggggcaacaagacatttttagccacccaaaaaaaatcattatcaggTTAAGTacacgctatatttagaatattttcactgattTACCTTGCCTTCAGACAGCAATATCTGTTGGGAAAATTAAGCCATTACATTACTCTCTTCAAAACCAGAATCCATTGGGAAAAAACAGTGATCTAACATCAccaaacacaggagctgctggtctactgctgcctccatcagtcagttagtttgtgttcttgtgtgacTTCAGCGTTTAAAGGAGTtaattcagattcaccaaagtcacacaataacactgaCTATTTAACTAATCGATTTTGTGAATGGCACTGGTGGCTCTGACCAGAGCATAGAtgaggaactgaagctgttaacagcTTTTCCATGGATCAGGCTGTCTGTCTGCAAGATAAAGCGGTGAAAGTACTCTGATTATAGCGTACGCGTAGactgtttgattgtttttaaagtggctaaaatatgtttttctgctGCCCCTGCtcacagcagtacactgcttagcttccatgtcagcaCCCCTGCCTCACTTGTACATAGGCAGTGTCCTTTGCTGAAGTGGCCGCGAGCCTGAGTTGTTTTAGCACTAGAGTAAATTTCTCAATTGTTATCTTGTCACTCTGACACTTAACAGACATAAACAAAAACTATGGACTTACCTGAAAGTGGAATTTCTGTAGAAGTGGCAGACAACATTCTTGCTCTCTTTGACCTCGCCGAAAAAGTCTTTCTCACTTGGGATTTCTTTGTACTCTCCGTGGCCTTTAGACAACCACTCCTTAAGAACAGAGAACTGGGATGAgtagcagaacaatgcatttcaaaaagcaGAAAAACTGGCCTTTACATTCGAGCACCATGAAAACATGCGGTCTCTTTTGTTGGCTGATCTgagatgtgtgaatgtgaaaccATTTTTCCCACAAAAGATCCACGTGTACTCCTGATGTATAAGTTAAACTACAGTACAATAGCTCAAATGATTTCTAAAGGGCTCTGTGAATAAACCAGCAACCGGCTGCTTGAGGAAACATTTGGGACATCCCATTACTACTCAAATAAATCAAGTAACAGAATTCAAAATCAGGTtgtcacagaaaaacataattccTGCAAGAAATACCGTGCTGCATTTGCTGTAAGAAGTGTATTTACTAAATGACCCAGATAATTTTATTTCCTTCAGACACGGAGTATTAAagatataaaagaaaacatCCCAAGTACCTGCTTCTGTTTCTGGGCTTTCTTCAGCGCCTCTAATCGCCTCTCCTTCAGTCTCTCCAAATCGTCTTCatccatttcattcattttgctCAACTGTGCATCCAGCTTCTCCTCTACCAGCTTGGCTGACTGCTCCAAAACCTTTGTCACAATGTCTATTGATTGGTTGGCCATGGTTGGCGGCTCAGTGTGAAACTCTTTCTGTGTCTGAGGGAGTGAAGAACAGATAATGTGAGATGAGACATGACACCTGATAACACACAGTGATACCACAGAGAGGGATGTTAGCCAAGCTGATGTCAATCATTGACAACACCTCTCACCCCCTGCATGACACTCAGCTCCCACAGTAACAGACTGAGACACCCACAGTGCAAGACAGCGTGCCTCTGCAGGTCCTTCAGTCAGACAGCAGGCAGACTTAACAAGACCGCACATCATGTAACACGATTATATTTGTCTTCACTTACTTAATAATACGACAATGACTCCTCCATGCatgaacattatgatgtttgGTTTTGGTCAAAACTTTCacagaggtgttgattcaatATTAAGGTCACTTTGGAGGCTGTAGCTTGTGGCATTGTTGAGTTGTATTGCGTTAAGAGTGAGGGATGTTTCTAATGTTAAGTCTACCCGCACTGATTACAAATGCAGCAGACAATATATTAGAAACAGCTTTAAAAATGTGCACTAAAATCATCATAACCTACTGCAGGACTGGTGTATTACACTGCATGATATTTACcgaagtgtacctaataaactggcatcTGAACCAGTGCATGCCCTAACACGAGCTTGTATAACCAACAAAATGTGTTCCTAACATTACTGTGTTACAGCCATTGAGTAAAACGATACACCGTCAGCTGTCAGACTGCGCAGCATCTTGTTGGTAGGGACAAAGCCTTGGTGACAGCTGGGCACACCTTATTTTCGCCGGTtgctagctagcgttagcctAGCTTAGTTACGATAACATACATAGTTATAGTTGTCTATTTCTTCGACTTTTCTTCCTTCGTTGACTGTGCAGCCACCAACTACCCGCCAGTTAATTGGAAAAATGCAGCGTGTCGCTTACTTTTGCCAGAAATCAAGTAAAAATCAAACAGTTGATGACG
Encoded here:
- the txndc9 gene encoding thioredoxin domain-containing protein 9, which codes for MANQSIDIVTKVLEQSAKLVEEKLDAQLSKMNEMDEDDLERLKERRLEALKKAQKQKQEWLSKGHGEYKEIPSEKDFFGEVKESKNVVCHFYRNSTFRCKILDKHLAILAKKHVETKFIKLNVEKAPFLTERLRIKVIPTLALVIDGKTKDYVVGFSDLGNTDEFPTEMLEWRLGCADVINYSGNLMEPPTVTQRSGTKFTKVEKKTIRGRGYDSDSDSGDD